In Mycolicibacterium alvei, a single window of DNA contains:
- a CDS encoding DUF4333 domain-containing protein, with amino-acid sequence MSGPEQPWWARPGGAPVPGGTPRPGAPPPRPVRMPPPARPPSPPQPPHRARPATPPSPPPRPSPRPGDRRLLIGAVIAVVAVAVIGAGLWAWSRADTNGTRLDVRQAEAGVAQILTDPINGYGANRVAAVACNNGKNPVVRVGSTFTCAVEINNTLRRVIVEFTDDNGTYAVDGPR; translated from the coding sequence GTGAGCGGCCCCGAACAGCCATGGTGGGCGCGGCCGGGCGGCGCGCCCGTGCCGGGTGGAACGCCGCGACCGGGCGCTCCACCGCCCCGGCCGGTGCGGATGCCCCCACCGGCCCGACCGCCGTCGCCTCCGCAGCCGCCGCACCGTGCGCGGCCCGCAACACCGCCGTCGCCGCCGCCGCGGCCCAGCCCCCGCCCCGGGGACCGACGCCTGCTCATCGGTGCGGTGATCGCCGTCGTGGCAGTCGCGGTGATCGGTGCCGGGCTCTGGGCGTGGAGCCGCGCGGACACCAACGGCACCCGGCTCGACGTCCGTCAGGCCGAGGCCGGGGTGGCACAGATCCTGACCGATCCGATCAACGGCTACGGGGCCAACCGCGTCGCCGCGGTGGCGTGCAACAACGGGAAGAATCCGGTCGTCCGGGTCGGCTCGACGTTCACGTGCGCGGTTGAGATCAACAACACATTGCGCCGGGTGATCGTGGAGTTCACCGACGATAACGGCACTTATGCTGTCGACGGACCCCGCTGA